A stretch of the Arachis stenosperma cultivar V10309 chromosome 6, arast.V10309.gnm1.PFL2, whole genome shotgun sequence genome encodes the following:
- the LOC130932968 gene encoding uncharacterized protein LOC130932968, with the protein MKTISGYCVSSKDISLSKAAKILSKFVSADNGASHAINAYLHRASAAFGELKQLHKEVKSSHSHKKKHKRPGTEEDNVDNGRVVGRVVENSVGKAELTHDGSAVSKKFKRRLEKNDDANDEKSTQTAVELNLELNGSLREHSGNSDRTEKHKSKKQKI; encoded by the coding sequence ATGAAGACAATTTCTGGATATTGTGTTTCGTCGAAGGATATTTCACTGTCGAAAGCTGCAAAAATTCTATCGAAGTTTGTCTCTGCTGATAACGGTGCCTCACATGCCATTAATGCATATCTCCACAGGGCCTCTGCTGCTTTCGGTGAGCTGAAGCAGCTCCACAAGGAGGTTAAATCTTCCCACTCACATAAGAAGAAGCACAAGAGACCTGGAACTGAAGAGGATAATGTTGACAATGGGAGAGTGGTTGGGAGAGTGGTTGAAAATTCTGTCGGGAAGGCCGAGCTGACCCATGATGGTAGTGCAGTGTCTAAGAAGTTCAAGAGGCGTCTTGAAAAGAATGATGATGCGAATGATGAGAAATCGACTCAAACCGCTGTTGAACTCAATCTAGAACTTAATGGTTCTTTAAGGGAACATTCAGGAAATTCTGACCGCACTGAGAAGCATAAAAGCAAGAAGCAGAAAATATGA
- the LOC130932569 gene encoding probable serine/threonine-protein kinase SIS8 encodes MPKMKHLLRKLHIGGATTATPTTAIHHVPPPPPPIIAPSTSSASSSALPSPTPIVVDPIPNPSSTTTTSISNSENGVVSDFGLLEEEEFQMQLALAISASDPDVHKDPESAQIDAAKQISLGYEASLSDTQGLVQFQSLRYWNYNIIGYEEKVMDGFYDVYGITSNLTERGKMPLLVDLQTTPVSRNIDCEVIVVNRTVDTQLKQLEEKAYALLNECGVSELGLILSGLLQKLADIVVSKMGGPVGSADKITKSWAVRSRELRDSLRSIVLPLGSLDVGLSRHRALLFKVLADRINIPCMLVKGSYYTGTDDGAVNLIKADDGSEYIIDMMGAPGALIPAEVPSNQLQNYSFAVRGCAELVGLPNTTHPLLADETGVRGIPSELGKISTLRVQPEELLLNMGSQTKPDKIHHVEENDTEAYKCSSPTEPSPAEKIRVNNVSKYVLSAAKNPEFAQKLHTVLLESGALPPSDLFSDMNLQDMGEHKVNVKNVDAVQADPNGLLLSHGNCLIPSQGLGCANNTRLCKSADWLAGQKKELHTDAIRFCNSLQGDNTRKGLVAASDRINGLELSNSLIDSLAVNPHKMCKENFIESSEPKAAVNGFDFFGDDEENSFPNKVEATCSNTGRGTDSSTQINEMVNGGGIRHGGKSKEVNPVLGEGTEWEIQWEDLSVGERIGIGSYGEVYRADCNGTEVAVKKFLDQDFSGDALAQFKSEVEIMLRLRHPNVVLFMGAITRSPHFSILTEFLPRGSLYRLLHRPNVRIDEKRRLRMALDVAKGMNYLHTSNPPIVHRDLKSPNLLVDKHWVVKVCDFGLSRMKHHTFLSSKSCAGTPEWMAPEVLRNEPANEKCDVYSFGVILWELATMMIPWKGLNPMQVVGAVGFQNKRLEIPDNVNPAVAQIIRDCWQMEPHLRPSFAQLMSRLSRLQHLVAGIASSPQ; translated from the exons ATGCCCAAAATGAAGCACCTCCTTCGAAAGCTTCACATCGGTGGCGCCACCACCGCCACTCCCACCACCGCCATCCACCACGtgccgccgccgccgccgccgaTTATCGCCCCCTCTACTTCTTCCGCTTCCTCTTCCGCTCTCCCCTCTCCCACTCCAATCGTCGTGGATCCAATTCCAAACCCTAgcagcaccaccaccaccagcatCAGCAACAGCGAAAACGGCGTCGTTAGTGATTTCGGTTTGTTGGAGGAAGAGGAGTTTCAGATGCAATTGGCTCTCGCGATCAGCGCCTCCGATCCCGATGTCCATAAGGACCCTGAATCTGCGCAGATCGATGCCGCTAAACAGATCAGCCTCGGATATGAAGCTTCTCTTTCTGATACTCAAGGACTCGTTCAGTTTCAGTCCCTTCGTTACTGg AACTATAATATCATTGGTTATGAGGAGAAAGTGATGGATGGATTTTATGATGTTTATGGCATCACATCAAATTTGACTGAACGGGGAAAGATGCCGTTGTTGGTGGATCTGCAAACTACACCAGTCTCAAGAAATATTGATTGTGAAGTGATTGTGGTGAATCGCACAGTTGATACTCAGCTGAAGCAGCTTGAAGAAAAAGCCTATGCTTTACTTAACGAGTGTGGTGTTTCTGAACTAGGACTAATCTTGAGCGGCTTACTTCAGAAACTTGCTGATATTGTTGTCAGTAAAATGGGTGGACCTGTTGGTAGTGCtgataaaattacaaaaagCTGGGCTGTGAGGAGTCGTGAACTTCGAGATTCTTTAAGATCTATTGTTCTTCCCCTTGGCAGTCTTGATGTTGGACTTTCACGTCACCGAGCCCTACTTTTCAAG GTACTAGCTGATAGGATTAATATTCCCTGCATGCTTGTCAAAGGGAGCTATTACACAGGAACAGATGATGGAGCAGTGAATTTAATTAAAGCAGATGATGGAAG TGAATACATTATTGATATGATGGGTGCTCCTGGGGCTCTTATTCCAGCCGAGGTACCTAGTAATCAACTCCAAAACTACAGCTTTGCTGTCAGGGGTTGTGCAGAACTTGTAGGGTTACCTAACACAACACATCCGCTGCTTGCTGATGAAACTGGAGTGCGGGGAATCCCATCTGAACTTGGCAAAATCTCAACCCTGAGGGTCCAGCCAGAAGAACTACTATTAAATATGGGCAGTCAAACAAAACCAGATAAAATACATCATGTTGAAGAAAATGATACAGAAGCATACAAATGCTCTTCACCTACAGAACCATCACCTGCAGAAAAGATCCGTGTAAATAATGTCTCCAAGTATGTCCTCAGTGCAGCAAAGAACCCGGAATTTGCTCAAAAGCTGCACACTGTTCTATTAGAGAGTGGTGCATTACCCCCTTCTGATCTTTTTTCTGATATGAATCTTCAGGATATGGGTGAGCATAAAGTAAATGTAAAAAATGTTGATGCTGTTCAAGCAGACCCAAATGGGTTGTTATTAAGCCATGGGAATTGTCTCATACCCTCTCAAGGGCTAGGCTGCGCCAATAATACTAGGTTATGTAAATCAGCTGACTGGTTAGCTGGACAGAAAAAAGAATTGCATACAGATGCCATTAGATTTTGTAACTCTTTACAGGGTGATAATACAAGGAAGGGGCTTGTAGCTGCTTCTGACAGGATTAATGGTTTAGAGCTATCTAATTCATTAATTGATTCACTTGCTGTCAATCCCCATAAGATGTGTAAAGAAAATTTTATCGAATCTTCTGAGCCCAAAGCAGCTGTTAATGGGTTTGACTTCTTTGGTGACGACGAAGAAAATAGTTTTCCAAATAAGGTTGAAGCAACTTGTAGCAACACTGGAAGGGGGACAGATTCATCCACTCAAATAAATGAGATGGTCAATGGAGGTGGTATACGACATGGTGGTAAAAGCAAGGAAGTTAATCCAGTACTTGGTGAAGGAACAGAATGGGAAATTCAATGGGAAGATCTCTCTGTTGGTGAGCGCATTGGTATTG GTTCTTATGGTGAAGTTTACCGTGCCGATTGTAATGGAACT GAAGTTGCAGTGAAAAAGTTTCTCGACCAAGATTTCTCTGGTGATGCGCTAGCTCAGTTCAAATCTGAA GTTGAGATCATGTTAAGGCTGCGGCATCCTAATGTCGTGCTTTTCATGGGAGCAATTACTCGCTCTCCACATTTCTCAATCTTAACAGAGTTTCTTCCTAG AGGCAGCTTATACAGGCTATTACATCGGCCCAATGTTCGAATTGATGAGAAGCGGCGGTTGCGAATGGCTCTTGATGTG GCTAAAGGAATGAATTACTTGCATACAAGCAATCCTCCCATTGTCCATCGAGATTTGAAGTCTCCAAATCTTCTTGTTGACAAGCATTGGGTTGTTAAG GTTTGTGATTTTGGTCTGTCACGGATGAAGCACCATACCTTTTTGTCATCAAAGTCTTGTGCAGGAACG CCTGAGTGGATGGCGCCAGAAGTCTTGAGAAATGAACCAGCCAATGAGAA GTGCGATGTGTATAGTTTTGGCGTAATCTTGTGGGAGTTGGCTACCATGATGATTCCGTGGAAAGGTTTGAACCCAATGCAGGTTGTTGGAGCTGTTGGGTTTCAAAATAAACGGCTTGAAATTCCAGACAATGTGAATCCTGCAGTTGCACAAATAATACGTGATTGCTGGCAAAT GGAGCCACATTTGCGGCCATCATTTGCCCAGCTGATGTCTCGTCTCTCCCGTCTTCAACATCTGGTTGCCGGAATAGCGAGCTCCCCACAGTAA
- the LOC130932570 gene encoding protein CONSERVED IN THE GREEN LINEAGE AND DIATOMS 27, chloroplastic, producing MSTTPLFSTITITIAAPQQTKLIPFTTTPRFLSPFSGHHRLPVSSSFRRSSSSNNPPAPAPETQCPVPRDQQPINEYNSLSTSFPFSWAAGDPVEYTSRLFALGASFTVLVGLPVAWFGTVGAESEPLERVLCGASSGVLVVTLAVMRMYLGWAYVGNRLLSATVEYEETGWYDGQIWVKTAEVLARDRLLGSFSVKPVLNRLKITLVSLGTSLLVFALILFNINGDQSHQSSKEIRDRVIPGVYSDESAKSFEPDAFCGEPDLQQ from the exons ATGTCCACCACACCACTCTTCAGCACCATAACCATCACAATAGCAGCACCTCAACAAACAAAACTGATTCCCTTCACCACCACACCACGGTTTCTCTCACCATTCTCCGGCCACCACCGATTGCCTGTCTCCTCCTCCTTcagaagaagcagcagcagcaacaacCCGCCAGCGCCCGCTCCCGAAACACAGTGCCCCGTCCCTCGTGACCAGCAGCCAATCAACGAGTACAACTCTCTCTCCACCTCCTTCCCCTTCTCCTGGGCCGCCGGCGACCCCGTCGAGTACACGTCCCGCCTCTTCGCTCTCGGTGCGTCGTTCACGGTGCTTGTGGGCCTCCCTGTGGCGTGGTTCGGCACGGTGGGAGCGGAATCGGAGCCGCTGGAGAGGGTGCTGTGCGGCGCCTCCAGCGGCGTCTTGGTTGTGACGCTTGCCGTGATGAGGATGTATCTCGGTTGGGCTTATGTTGGCAACCGACTGCTCAGTGCCACTGTTGAAT ATGAGGAGACAGGGTGGTATGATGGCCAG ATATGGGTGAAAACTGCTGAAGTTTTGGCACGGGACAGACTCTTAGGATCATTTTCT GTCAAGCCTGTCCTCAACAGATTGAAAATCACTCTAGTCAGTTTGGGAACATCATTACTTGTATTTGCTCTTATTCTCTTCAACATCAATGGGGACCAAagtcatcaatcatcaaaagaAATCAGAGATCGGGTCATACCTGGAGTTTACAGTGATGAATCTGCAAAATCATTTGAACCGGACGCCTTTTGCGGCGAACCTGATCTTCAACAATAA